The Alphaproteobacteria bacterium DNA segment ATCAATCTATCGATCAGTTCCGGATGCTCGGCCTCGCGCCGGATATGTCGCAGCTCGGCCACCGTGCGGTGGGTATAGAGCAAATGGATGCGGTGCCAACTGGACAAATCGAAATAGCATCGGGCGGGAATGGGCAGATGTTTATGATGCGTGAAGCTGCCATAGCCAAGGGCGGGCATGGCACAGGCCATGCTGAGGCAACGGTCAAAGTCGTTGCCGCCGATATGCACGCCGCCATTGGCCAGGATGTCTTGATGTCTTTCGATTTGTGCGCGGCGATCCGGCCCCACGCGCACCACGGAAAAATCCGATGTGCCGCCGCCGATATCAGCGATTAAGACAAGCTCTTCTCCGGTGACGCGCTGCTCGTAATCGAAGGCTGCGGCAATGGGCTCGAATTGAAAGGCGATATGCCTAAACCCCGCCAGACGCGCGGCGTGTTCCAATTGCTCTTGCGCCAGGGCATCGGCTTTTTTGTCATAATCGACGAAAAAGACCGGACGGCCCAGCACCACATTCTCAGCCAGATCGCCGGTTTCGGCCTTGGCCTTTTTGCGCAGATGGTCAAGGAAAGTGGCCACGATCTCGACAAAAGTCGTGGATCGCTTGTTGATCATGGTGCGGTCTTCGGCCAGGGCGGTGCCCAGAATGCTTTTGATGGAGCGCATGAACCGCCCAGGCAGAGCATCGGCATAAGCCGTCATGGCCGCGCGACCAAAAGCCACGCCGCCGGCCGTGTCAAAGAACAAGACGGTGGGAAGGGTGGGCTGGTCGTTTTCTAAATCAATCAGACCGACGCCTTCAGGGCG contains these protein-coding regions:
- a CDS encoding Hsp70 family protein, with the protein product MFIGIDFGTSNSAIGVVRPEGVGLIDLENDQPTLPTVLFFDTAGGVAFGRAAMTAYADALPGRFMRSIKSILGTALAEDRTMINKRSTTFVEIVATFLDHLRKKAKAETGDLAENVVLGRPVFFVDYDKKADALAQEQLEHAARLAGFRHIAFQFEPIAAAFDYEQRVTGEELVLIADIGGGTSDFSVVRVGPDRRAQIERHQDILANGGVHIGGNDFDRCLSMACAMPALGYGSFTHHKHLPIPARCYFDLSSWHRIHLLYTHRTVAELRHIRREAEHPELIDRLIHVIENRFGHRLSFEVESAKIRLSSADMTSLDLGFCQKDLCIPASRAVFEQENQSHIERMSQALARTIQDSGVPAQRIGSVVCTGGASRIPAVHQAIALAVPTARVQETDAFASVATGLALDSKRRFS